The Malus domestica chromosome 13, GDT2T_hap1 genome includes a window with the following:
- the LOC103424197 gene encoding uncharacterized protein has product MPKSLTSTQEDAINPSLLAFKPRQVLLANRDMKHSKPSSSADGVQTLSPDQKGQLLRAVAWFLESNGFSRTLKKFLSEAGIEKSEVKDSHLDLGEMHCKYSEMCSGGTNVHNEDKVFKDTFHLLLKADKLSQEAKKKSEIASGSLADAAEEHQSEQFPGATGKKIKDAVPLKENGVGDSEVEKKPKDKKKKKTKSSTDSVSAGVEQHGLEVKNDANEICKSIADDNPMDEKSVKSKSKKKKKDGLVSESLGGENGKALSIGVMNGTSSGKDDFKISEADATDKEKKCSKKRKRLVSEGNDAQPTDNKEDEESNRRMVEGSKASKGSEQPVNNDASQGKAENFGELEKRAEKSSKKKSKKQLNGSAEPKTVNAFQRVKADEVEFVDEKLRDNSYWAKDGAEIGYGAKAQEILGQVRGRDFRHEKTKKKRGSYTGGQIDQQSHSVKFNYSDED; this is encoded by the exons ATGCCCAAATCCCTAACAAGCACGCAGGAGGACGCTATCAACCCTTCCCTTCTCGCATTCAAGCCTCGCCAAGTTCTGCTCGCAAACCGAGACATGAAGCACAGCAAGCCTAGTAGCTCTGCCGATGGAGTCCAAACTCTGAGTCCCGACCAGAAGGGTCAACTCCTCCGCGCCGTGGCTTGGTTCCTGGAGAGCAATGGGTTCTCCAGAACCTTGAAAAAGTTCCTTTCAGAAGCTGGAATCGAG AAAAGTGAAGTGAAGGACTCTCATTTGGATTTGGGAGAAATGCACTGCAAGTATTCTGAGATGTG TAGTGGAGGCACAAATGTCCACAACGAGGATAAAG TATTTAAGGATACCTTCCACTTGCTGTTAAAGGCCGATAAGTTATCCCAGGAGGCAAAGAAGAAGTCCGAGATAGCTTCTGGTTCTCTTGCCGATGCAGCAGAAGAACATCAATCAGAGCAATTTCCTGGTGCAACTGgcaaaaaaatcaaagatgcTGTGCCTTTAAAGGAAAATGGTGTTGGTGATTCTGAGGTAGAGAAGAAACCAAAggataagaagaaaaagaagaccaAGTCAAGTACGGATTCTGTCAGTGCTGGTGTAGAGCAGCATGGCTTGGAAGTAAAAAATGATGCAAATGAAATTTGTAAATCAATTGCTGATGACAATCCAATGGATGAGAAGAGTGTCAAATCTAAAagtaagaagaaaaagaaagatggtTTGGTTTCTGAAAGTTTAGGTGGTGAGAATGGGAAGGCGCTTAGTATTGGAGTTATGAATGGAACTAGTTCTGGAAAAGATGATTTCAAGATATCAGAAGCGGATGCTACCGATAAGGAGAAGAAATgttccaaaaaaagaaaaagattagtTTCTGAAGGAAATGATGCACAGCCTACTGAcaacaaagaagatgaagaatccAATCGCAGAATGGTAGAGGGTTCAAAAGCATCCAAGGGAAGTGAGCAACCAGTAAATAATGATGCATCACAAGGAAAAGCTGAAAATTTTGGTGAACTAGAGAAAAGGGCCGAGAAGTCTTcgaaaaagaaaagcaagaagcaacTCAACGGTTCAGCTGAG CCAAAGACCGTTAATGCATTTCAAAGGGTAAAAGCTGATGAGGTGGAATTTGTTGATGAGAAGCTTCGAGATAATTCTTACTGGGCAAAG GATGGTGCGGAGATTGGCTACGGTGCAAAAGCACAAGAGATTCTTGGGCAAGTCCGAGGAAG